Proteins co-encoded in one Flavobacterium fluviale genomic window:
- a CDS encoding nitric-oxide reductase large subunit, with protein MKREKKLWIIFALVMSISFAVLGYYGYEIYQQAPPVPREIISDSGKIIFSESEIKDGQNIWQSIGGQEVGSIWGHGAYVAPDWTADWLHREAVFILNSFAKEDFNKKFDELDAEKQSALKIRLQKDVRTNRYNANTGILTISENRVAAIESLSEYYKGLFTNDPQFDKLREEYAIPKNSITDVERMHKMNAFFFWATWATVTNRPDSNISYTHNWPSDELVGNTATTELLAWSGVSIILLILSVGILVFYHAKSGEEEEFPLPKEDPIIKQGKTKSMGLVTKYFWIVSLLMVLQMVFGIITAHYGVEGNGLYGIPIDQILPYSVTRTWHTQLAIFWIATAWLATGLYIAPAVSGKDPKFQCFGINFLFVALLIIVLGSMAGQWFGVMQKLNLVQNFWFGHQGYEYVDLGRFWQIFLLVGLFLWLALMIRPLLPVLKKKTEEKNLIILFLVSCTAIAMFYGAGLMWGRQTNLAIAEYWRWWVVHLWVEGFFEVFATVVIAFLFVRLGLLKTKTATLNVLFATIIFMSGGILGTFHHLYFSGTPTAIMALGATFSALEVVPLTLIGFEAYQNYKISKSTQWIADYKWPIYFMISVAFWNFLGAGIFGFIINPPIALYYVQGLNTTPLHGHTALFGVYGMLGIGLVLFVLRSLYRTVSWNNKLLKITFWSLNIGLFLMAILSLLPIGVWQAIESINHGMWYARSSELMQQPTMITLKWLRAIGDSIFGIGFITMAWFVFELTLKNKK; from the coding sequence ATGAAAAGAGAAAAAAAACTATGGATCATTTTTGCATTGGTAATGAGCATATCATTTGCAGTGCTTGGTTATTATGGATATGAAATTTATCAGCAGGCACCGCCGGTTCCAAGGGAGATTATTTCAGATTCAGGAAAAATTATTTTTAGCGAAAGCGAAATTAAAGACGGACAAAATATCTGGCAGAGTATAGGAGGTCAGGAAGTGGGATCGATCTGGGGACACGGCGCCTATGTAGCCCCAGACTGGACTGCTGACTGGCTGCACCGCGAAGCTGTTTTTATACTAAATAGCTTTGCTAAAGAAGATTTTAATAAAAAGTTTGACGAATTAGATGCTGAAAAACAATCGGCTTTAAAAATTCGTTTACAGAAAGATGTGCGGACCAATCGTTACAATGCGAACACCGGTATCCTTACGATTTCTGAAAATAGGGTTGCAGCAATAGAAAGTCTAAGCGAATATTATAAAGGTCTTTTTACGAATGATCCTCAGTTTGATAAATTGAGAGAAGAATATGCAATTCCGAAAAATTCTATTACAGATGTGGAAAGAATGCATAAAATGAATGCCTTTTTCTTCTGGGCAACTTGGGCGACAGTTACGAATCGTCCTGATTCTAATATTTCATACACGCACAACTGGCCGTCAGATGAATTGGTTGGAAATACTGCAACTACAGAGCTTTTGGCTTGGTCTGGAGTAAGTATTATTTTATTGATTTTAAGTGTTGGAATCTTAGTTTTCTATCATGCAAAATCTGGTGAAGAAGAAGAATTTCCGCTTCCAAAAGAAGATCCGATTATTAAGCAGGGAAAAACAAAATCAATGGGATTGGTAACCAAATATTTCTGGATTGTAAGTCTGCTGATGGTTTTACAAATGGTTTTCGGAATTATCACCGCACATTATGGAGTGGAAGGAAATGGTTTGTATGGTATTCCAATAGATCAAATTCTGCCTTACTCTGTGACACGAACATGGCATACGCAATTGGCTATTTTCTGGATTGCAACGGCTTGGCTGGCAACAGGACTATATATTGCTCCAGCAGTTTCTGGTAAAGATCCTAAATTTCAGTGTTTTGGGATAAACTTTTTGTTCGTCGCTTTATTGATTATTGTTTTAGGATCAATGGCTGGGCAATGGTTTGGAGTAATGCAAAAACTGAATTTAGTTCAAAATTTCTGGTTTGGACATCAAGGATATGAATATGTTGATTTAGGACGCTTTTGGCAGATTTTCCTTTTAGTGGGATTGTTTTTATGGCTTGCTTTAATGATTCGTCCGCTGCTTCCTGTTTTAAAGAAAAAAACAGAAGAAAAAAACTTAATTATTTTGTTCTTAGTTTCTTGTACTGCAATTGCCATGTTCTACGGAGCTGGATTAATGTGGGGAAGACAAACCAATTTAGCAATTGCCGAATATTGGAGATGGTGGGTAGTTCATCTTTGGGTTGAAGGATTCTTTGAAGTATTTGCAACTGTTGTAATTGCGTTCTTGTTCGTTCGTCTGGGATTATTAAAAACCAAAACGGCGACATTGAATGTGCTTTTTGCAACCATTATTTTCATGTCTGGAGGTATTTTAGGAACATTCCACCACTTGTATTTCTCGGGAACGCCAACAGCAATTATGGCTTTGGGGGCAACATTCAGTGCTTTAGAAGTGGTTCCGCTGACTTTAATCGGATTTGAAGCATATCAAAACTATAAAATCTCAAAATCAACACAATGGATTGCCGATTATAAATGGCCAATTTATTTCATGATTTCTGTGGCATTTTGGAATTTCCTTGGCGCCGGAATCTTCGGATTCATTATTAATCCGCCAATCGCGCTTTATTATGTACAAGGGTTGAATACAACGCCTTTGCACGGACATACCGCTTTGTTCGGAGTTTATGGAATGTTAGGAATTGGTCTGGTTTTATTTGTATTGAGAAGTTTATATCGAACTGTTAGCTGGAATAACAAACTGCTAAAAATCACTTTCTGGTCTTTAAATATTGGTTTATTCCTAATGGCAATATTGAGTTTACTTCCAATTGGAGTTTGGCAGGCAATTGAAAGTATCAATCACGGAATGTGGTATGCGCGTTCATCAGAATTAATGCAGCAGCCAACAATGATTACTTTAAAATGGCTTCGTGCCATTGGAGATTCCATCTTTGGAATCGGATTTATTACAATGGCTTGGTTTGTATTTGAACTGACATTAAAAAACAAAAAATAA
- the ric gene encoding iron-sulfur cluster repair di-iron protein has product MENLKNKTIGSFVAEDFRTAAVFSKYRIDFCCKGNRTVTEVCEKQNIDADILLENVLQVAQSENNGSIDFNSWPLDLLADYIEKTHHRYVEEKTNVLLPFLDKLCKVHGSIHPELFKINELFIGCAGELSQHMKKEELILFPFIKRMVKTRESDGILSQPSFGTVSNPIAMMMHEHDNEGQRFREIAALTNDYTPPADACTTYRVTFAMLREFEADLHKHIHLENNILFPKAVILEKDFVAVE; this is encoded by the coding sequence ATGGAAAATTTAAAAAACAAAACAATAGGATCTTTTGTGGCTGAAGATTTTAGAACGGCCGCAGTTTTCTCGAAATATAGAATTGATTTTTGTTGCAAAGGGAACCGAACAGTTACTGAAGTTTGCGAAAAACAAAACATTGATGCAGATATCTTATTAGAAAATGTGCTTCAGGTTGCACAATCAGAAAATAATGGCAGTATTGATTTCAACTCCTGGCCGTTAGATTTATTGGCAGATTACATTGAAAAAACACATCACCGTTATGTGGAAGAAAAAACAAATGTTCTGCTTCCATTTTTAGATAAATTATGTAAAGTTCATGGTTCAATTCATCCTGAATTGTTTAAAATAAACGAACTTTTTATTGGCTGTGCAGGTGAATTGTCGCAGCACATGAAGAAAGAAGAATTGATTTTATTTCCTTTTATAAAAAGAATGGTAAAAACTAGGGAGTCTGATGGAATTTTATCTCAGCCATCTTTCGGGACAGTTTCAAATCCGATTGCAATGATGATGCACGAACACGATAATGAAGGGCAACGTTTTAGAGAAATTGCGGCTTTAACCAATGATTATACGCCACCAGCAGATGCCTGTACTACATACAGAGTAACGTTTGCTATGTTGAGAGAGTTTGAAGCAGATTTGCACAAACACATACATTTAGAGAATAATATCTTATTTCCAAAAGCTGTTATTTTAGAAAAAGACTTTGTTGCAGTAGAATAG
- a CDS encoding SCO family protein: MKKITIAFLILTLSFYGCKKAETQSENKAETKKEISDLSIYNLPSQWTTQDGKDIELKSLRGNVLVMVMIYTSCKSACPRLVADMRDIESKLEKKTKQHVKLILVSIDPNTDTPERLKSFAIENKMNQDPWIFLRSTEENTREFAAVLAVNYKKISPIDFSHSNIISVFNPEGELIFQQEGLGVNNEKTIEAINLEAGKI; this comes from the coding sequence ATGAAAAAAATAACAATTGCCTTTTTGATTCTTACATTGTCGTTTTACGGTTGTAAAAAAGCAGAGACCCAATCAGAAAACAAAGCAGAAACAAAAAAGGAAATCAGTGATTTATCAATTTACAATCTGCCTTCTCAATGGACAACGCAAGATGGAAAAGATATTGAATTAAAATCGCTTAGGGGAAATGTTTTGGTAATGGTGATGATTTATACCAGTTGCAAATCGGCTTGCCCAAGATTAGTTGCCGACATGCGGGATATAGAATCAAAACTGGAGAAAAAGACAAAACAGCATGTCAAATTGATTTTGGTCAGCATTGATCCAAATACTGATACGCCCGAAAGATTAAAGTCGTTTGCAATTGAAAATAAAATGAATCAAGATCCTTGGATTTTCCTTCGTTCAACTGAAGAAAACACTCGTGAATTTGCAGCGGTTTTAGCAGTAAATTACAAGAAAATTTCTCCAATAGATTTTTCGCATTCCAATATTATTAGTGTTTTTAATCCAGAAGGAGAATTAATTTTTCAGCAGGAAGGTTTAGGTGTAAACAATGAGAAAACAATTGAAGCAATAAATCTGGAAGCAGGGAAAATATAG
- a CDS encoding formylglycine-generating enzyme family protein has protein sequence MKKYIFILTIFFFSAVSVVKAQEKGMAFIKEGSYVPLYGAVSKNPIQVKSFYIDIYPVTNSQFLEFVKKNPSYQKSKIKGIFADKSYLSYWTTDFDFGNAKPKSPVTSVSWFAAKKYCECEGKRLATMDEWEYVAMADTRKIDARTKKELNEYILSWYEKSRTYENEIGKTFKNYWGVYDMHGLVWEWTSDFNSIFLSGESRKDKSTDKNLFCGSGSVNASDLMDYAAFMRYAFRGSLKAQYSTRNLGFRCASTTKPKI, from the coding sequence ATGAAAAAATACATTTTCATACTTACAATTTTCTTTTTCTCTGCGGTTAGTGTCGTGAAGGCTCAGGAAAAAGGGATGGCTTTCATAAAAGAGGGATCTTATGTCCCTCTTTATGGAGCTGTTTCTAAAAATCCAATTCAAGTAAAATCTTTTTACATAGATATTTATCCTGTCACGAATAGTCAGTTTTTAGAGTTTGTCAAAAAGAATCCTTCTTATCAAAAATCAAAGATTAAAGGGATTTTTGCTGATAAAAGCTATTTGTCCTACTGGACAACTGATTTTGATTTTGGAAATGCCAAACCTAAATCGCCAGTAACAAGTGTATCTTGGTTTGCAGCAAAAAAATACTGCGAATGCGAAGGAAAACGTCTGGCAACAATGGATGAATGGGAATATGTAGCAATGGCCGACACCAGAAAAATCGATGCGCGAACCAAAAAAGAACTCAACGAATACATTTTGTCTTGGTATGAGAAATCGAGAACGTATGAAAATGAGATTGGAAAAACTTTCAAAAATTATTGGGGAGTTTACGACATGCATGGTTTAGTTTGGGAATGGACGTCTGATTTCAATAGCATTTTTTTATCAGGAGAATCTAGAAAAGACAAAAGCACTGATAAAAATCTCTTTTGCGGAAGCGGATCTGTAAATGCATCCGATTTAATGGATTATGCAGCATTTATGCGTTATGCATTCAGAGGAAGCTTGAAAGCACAGTATTCGACTCGAAATCTTGGATTTAGATGTGCCAGCACAACAAAACCGAAAATCTAA
- the nirK gene encoding copper-containing nitrite reductase — protein MNIIFCSFFMLFLFGSCKKNEAHNYADIMTEGEMDAELTSPPHVPKPVGNRTAMKLKLNMEIKEQEGTMTDGVKYTYWTFGGSVPGSFIRTRVGDEVEFHLKNHPDNKLPHNIDLHAVTGPGGGATSSLVAPGHEKVFSFKVINPGLYVYHCATAPVGMHIANGMYGLILVEPEGGLPPVDKEYYVMQGDFYTQGEYGAKGLQPFDMNKAVKETPDYVVFNGKVGSLTNGGELTAKVGETVRLFVGNGGPNLVSSFHVIGEIFDNVHVEGGSTVNKNVQTTLIPAGGAAIVDFKVETPGTFILVDHSIFRAFNKGALGMLKVEGKENKNVYSGTIQEGIYLPEGGTIQKMPGSTTAKAAISKRTVEEKVKIGKDIFGTTCFACHQSEGQGIPGTFPPLAKSDYLNADSKRAIKTILHGLTGEVTVNGKKYNNVMPAQNLSDDEIANVLTYIYNSWGNNKTEVTPEMVKALR, from the coding sequence ATGAACATTATATTTTGTTCATTTTTTATGCTTTTTCTGTTCGGAAGCTGCAAGAAAAATGAGGCGCATAATTATGCCGATATTATGACCGAAGGTGAAATGGATGCTGAGCTTACTTCGCCTCCTCACGTTCCAAAACCAGTTGGAAATAGAACAGCCATGAAATTGAAATTAAACATGGAAATAAAAGAACAGGAAGGTACAATGACTGATGGTGTAAAATATACATACTGGACATTTGGAGGTTCTGTTCCGGGAAGTTTCATTAGAACACGTGTTGGAGATGAAGTAGAATTTCATTTAAAAAACCATCCCGATAACAAATTACCGCACAATATAGATTTACACGCTGTAACGGGTCCCGGCGGAGGAGCAACTTCTTCTCTTGTAGCACCTGGACATGAAAAAGTATTCAGTTTTAAAGTCATTAATCCAGGATTGTATGTGTATCACTGCGCAACTGCTCCCGTAGGAATGCACATTGCAAATGGTATGTACGGATTAATTTTGGTTGAACCTGAAGGCGGACTTCCTCCTGTTGATAAAGAGTACTACGTAATGCAGGGTGATTTTTATACTCAAGGCGAATATGGCGCAAAAGGTCTTCAGCCATTTGATATGAATAAAGCGGTTAAAGAAACTCCCGATTATGTGGTATTTAATGGAAAAGTAGGTTCTTTAACAAATGGAGGTGAATTAACTGCAAAAGTGGGCGAAACAGTTCGTTTGTTTGTTGGAAACGGCGGTCCAAATTTAGTTTCTTCTTTCCATGTTATTGGAGAAATATTTGACAATGTGCATGTTGAAGGCGGAAGTACAGTAAATAAAAATGTTCAGACTACTTTAATCCCAGCGGGAGGTGCTGCAATTGTAGATTTTAAAGTAGAAACTCCAGGAACTTTTATCTTGGTTGACCATTCTATTTTCAGGGCATTTAATAAAGGCGCTTTGGGAATGTTGAAAGTCGAGGGAAAAGAAAACAAAAACGTTTACTCTGGAACTATCCAAGAAGGTATTTACCTACCTGAAGGCGGCACCATTCAGAAAATGCCGGGAAGTACAACTGCAAAAGCTGCAATTTCAAAACGTACCGTTGAAGAAAAAGTAAAAATTGGTAAAGATATTTTTGGAACCACTTGTTTTGCTTGTCATCAATCTGAAGGTCAGGGAATTCCAGGCACTTTCCCTCCTCTAGCAAAATCAGATTATTTAAATGCCGATTCTAAACGTGCAATTAAAACAATTCTTCATGGTTTGACTGGAGAAGTAACCGTTAACGGTAAAAAATACAATAACGTAATGCCTGCTCAGAATTTATCTGACGACGAAATCGCAAATGTATTGACTTACATTTATAATAGCTGGGGTAATAACAAAACAGAAGTCACACCAGAAATGGTTAAAGCTTTAAGATAA
- a CDS encoding aminotransferase class I/II-fold pyridoxal phosphate-dependent enzyme, giving the protein MVKDLFERIQDNKGPLGKWASQAEGYYVFPKLEGELGPRMTFHGKNILNWSLNDYLGLANHPEVRKADTDAAAQFGAAYPMGARMMSGHTTYHEQLENELASFVMKESAYLLNFGYQGMVSIIDALVTKNDIIVYDVDSHACIIDGVRLHMGKRFTYKHNDLESMEKNLQRATKMAEETGGGILFITEGVFGMRGQQGKLKEIVALKQKYNFRLLVDDAHGFGTLGKTGAGAGEEQGVQDDIDVYFSTFAKSMANIGAFVAADKTVIDYLKYNLRSQMFAKALPMIQTIGSLKRLELLRNSSEIKDKLWENVNALQSGLKEKGFNIGDTNTCITPVYLEGSIPEAMVMVNDLRENYGIFLSIVVYPVIPKGIILLRMIPTASHTLADIDETLTAFEAIREKLVNGTYKEIAERTTVDVS; this is encoded by the coding sequence ATGGTAAAAGATTTATTCGAAAGAATTCAGGACAATAAAGGACCGTTAGGAAAATGGGCTTCTCAAGCAGAAGGTTATTACGTTTTCCCAAAGTTAGAAGGTGAGTTGGGTCCTAGAATGACTTTTCACGGAAAAAATATTTTAAACTGGAGTTTAAATGATTATTTAGGTTTAGCTAATCATCCAGAAGTTCGTAAAGCAGATACAGATGCAGCAGCTCAGTTTGGTGCAGCTTATCCTATGGGAGCTCGTATGATGTCTGGACACACTACTTATCATGAGCAGTTAGAAAATGAATTAGCATCTTTTGTTATGAAAGAATCTGCTTATTTATTGAATTTTGGTTACCAAGGAATGGTTTCTATCATTGATGCTTTGGTTACTAAAAATGATATTATTGTTTATGATGTAGATTCACATGCTTGTATCATTGATGGTGTTCGTTTGCACATGGGTAAGCGTTTCACATACAAACACAATGATCTTGAAAGTATGGAGAAAAACTTGCAGCGTGCTACTAAAATGGCAGAAGAAACAGGCGGTGGTATTTTATTTATTACCGAAGGTGTTTTTGGAATGCGCGGACAGCAAGGAAAACTAAAAGAGATTGTTGCCTTAAAACAAAAATACAATTTCCGTTTATTAGTAGATGATGCACACGGTTTTGGTACACTTGGTAAAACAGGTGCTGGAGCAGGTGAGGAGCAGGGAGTTCAAGACGATATTGATGTTTACTTCTCTACTTTTGCAAAATCTATGGCTAATATTGGTGCTTTCGTAGCGGCTGATAAAACAGTTATAGATTACTTAAAATACAATTTACGTTCTCAAATGTTTGCAAAAGCGTTACCAATGATCCAGACAATCGGTTCTTTGAAGCGTTTAGAATTATTGCGTAATTCTTCTGAAATTAAAGATAAACTTTGGGAAAATGTAAATGCATTACAAAGTGGTCTTAAAGAAAAAGGATTTAATATTGGAGATACAAATACTTGTATTACACCAGTTTATTTGGAAGGAAGTATTCCTGAGGCAATGGTAATGGTAAACGATTTAAGAGAAAACTACGGTATTTTCCTTTCTATTGTTGTTTATCCAGTTATTCCAAAAGGAATTATTTTATTAAGAATGATCCCAACGGCTTCTCATACTCTAGCTGATATCGATGAAACGTTAACAGCTTTCGAAGCGATTCGTGAGAAATTGGTAAACGGAACTTATAAAGAAATTGCAGAACGTACTACAGTAGACGTTTCGTAA
- a CDS encoding GTP cyclohydrolase: MITIKEAKSKKELTEYIKFPFSIYKDNPYWVPPIIADELESFDKTKNPAFDNAEAYFYMAYRDNKVVGRITAIINWSEVNNQHKRKVRFGWFDVIDDIEVTKALLEKVFELGRKHNLEHAEGPMGFSNLDKVGVLTEGYDQVGTMITWYNHPYYVTHLEQLGFQVEKQYIESIFPFSNVKPEFFLKAQALIKKRYELRALNFTKTKDIMPHVDKMFDLFNESYAKLASFVAISDIQKEYFKKKYISFINPEYIKFVVDKDDNLVAFSIVMPSFTEALQKIKGKLFPFGFLQLLKAKKHSKDVVFYLIGVHPDYQNKGVTAIIFDEYYKTFSEKGIRNCIRTPELLENNAIHLLWKNFDPIIHCQRKTYLKNL; this comes from the coding sequence ATGATTACAATAAAAGAAGCCAAAAGCAAAAAAGAATTAACGGAATATATTAAATTTCCTTTTTCCATATATAAGGATAATCCGTATTGGGTACCGCCCATTATTGCAGACGAATTGGAATCATTCGATAAAACCAAAAATCCTGCTTTTGATAATGCTGAAGCATACTTTTATATGGCTTACAGAGACAACAAGGTTGTGGGACGTATAACTGCTATTATTAATTGGTCTGAAGTCAACAATCAACATAAAAGGAAAGTACGTTTTGGCTGGTTTGATGTTATTGATGATATCGAAGTAACTAAGGCTTTGCTTGAAAAGGTTTTTGAACTAGGAAGAAAACATAATCTTGAGCATGCCGAAGGACCAATGGGATTCTCAAATTTAGATAAAGTTGGTGTCCTTACAGAAGGTTACGATCAAGTTGGAACAATGATCACTTGGTACAATCATCCGTATTATGTTACGCATTTAGAGCAGTTAGGTTTTCAAGTTGAGAAACAATATATCGAAAGTATATTTCCTTTTTCTAATGTAAAACCAGAGTTTTTCTTAAAAGCGCAGGCTTTAATTAAAAAACGCTACGAACTTCGAGCACTCAATTTCACTAAGACAAAAGACATTATGCCTCACGTAGATAAAATGTTCGATTTGTTTAACGAAAGCTACGCTAAACTTGCTTCGTTTGTTGCAATTTCTGATATCCAAAAAGAGTATTTTAAAAAGAAATACATCAGTTTTATCAATCCAGAATACATCAAATTTGTTGTGGATAAAGATGATAATTTAGTAGCCTTCAGTATTGTAATGCCAAGTTTTACAGAAGCATTGCAAAAAATTAAAGGAAAATTATTTCCGTTTGGTTTTTTACAGTTATTAAAAGCCAAAAAACACAGTAAAGATGTTGTTTTTTACCTCATCGGAGTTCATCCTGATTACCAGAATAAAGGTGTAACGGCAATTATTTTTGATGAATATTATAAAACATTTTCAGAAAAGGGAATTCGAAATTGTATTAGAACTCCAGAATTATTAGAGAACAACGCAATTCACTTACTTTGGAAAAACTTCGATCCAATCATTCACTGTCAGAGAAAGACTTATTTGAAGAATCTTTAA
- a CDS encoding transporter — MSKIKNLLAPVLFFIPQLFFAQYTDVINSNRPGETMSAYGVGKSVIQAELGVYGIKEKHDLLNYDASGFGTDFSLRYGAFFEQLEFVLDVQYQMENFDTPFTSYKKNNFRQTVLGAKYLIYDPYRNKKEVNIYSYKANHSFNWRELIPAVSIFAGANFVGADNPYYFSPDGAISPKVSLITQNLFGGGKWVFVTNIIADYIGTDYPSYGYVLTLTHGFNEKWSGFVENQGYKSDFYSDAIVRGGAAYLLSPNMQVDASISTNFKNTPSVLYGGVGISWRYDGWYKEKQDLNKAQEKAKKNPENEKNVDYQEKERRRKAKYE, encoded by the coding sequence ATGTCCAAAATTAAAAACTTACTTGCCCCGGTACTTTTTTTTATTCCACAATTGTTTTTTGCACAATATACTGATGTCATCAACTCAAATCGCCCAGGCGAAACTATGTCCGCATACGGTGTTGGAAAATCAGTAATCCAAGCCGAATTAGGAGTTTACGGCATCAAAGAAAAACATGATCTTTTAAATTACGATGCCAGCGGTTTTGGAACCGACTTTTCGCTTAGATACGGCGCTTTTTTTGAACAATTAGAATTTGTTCTTGATGTTCAATATCAAATGGAAAATTTTGACACTCCATTTACCAGCTACAAAAAAAATAATTTCAGGCAGACTGTTTTAGGTGCCAAATATTTAATCTACGATCCTTACAGAAACAAAAAAGAAGTAAACATCTACAGCTATAAAGCCAATCATAGTTTCAATTGGCGTGAATTAATCCCAGCAGTTTCTATATTTGCAGGAGCAAATTTTGTTGGTGCCGACAATCCTTATTATTTTTCGCCGGACGGAGCCATTTCTCCAAAAGTTTCCTTAATTACACAAAATTTATTTGGTGGAGGAAAATGGGTTTTTGTAACTAATATTATTGCTGATTACATTGGAACTGATTATCCAAGTTATGGATATGTATTAACTTTGACACACGGATTTAACGAAAAATGGTCTGGATTTGTAGAAAATCAGGGTTATAAAAGTGATTTTTACAGCGATGCAATTGTTCGCGGCGGAGCGGCTTATCTGCTCTCTCCAAACATGCAGGTTGACGCTTCTATAAGCACCAACTTTAAAAATACGCCTTCTGTTTTGTACGGCGGTGTTGGAATTTCATGGCGTTACGATGGATGGTATAAAGAAAAACAAGATTTAAATAAAGCTCAGGAAAAAGCAAAAAAGAATCCTGAAAATGAAAAAAATGTTGATTACCAAGAAAAAGAAAGAAGACGTAAAGCCAAATACGAATAA
- a CDS encoding DUF4834 family protein has translation MQEASFSGLRLIIGIIAFYYIFKFLARIFLPVLVKKAVENASQNFQRQQQYQSNTWQNNNTNTKDEIIINTANAKNPRETKKVGEYVDYEEID, from the coding sequence ATGCAAGAAGCATCATTTTCAGGTTTAAGATTAATTATTGGCATTATTGCCTTTTATTACATTTTTAAATTCTTAGCTAGAATCTTTTTACCAGTTTTGGTGAAAAAGGCTGTTGAAAACGCAAGTCAAAATTTTCAAAGACAACAGCAATATCAAAGTAATACATGGCAGAATAATAATACCAATACTAAAGACGAAATAATTATTAATACTGCAAATGCTAAAAACCCGCGCGAAACCAAAAAAGTGGGAGAGTATGTTGATTACGAAGAAATAGATTAG